From the genome of Spirosomataceae bacterium TFI 002, one region includes:
- a CDS encoding Dipeptidyl aminopeptidase/acylaminoacyl peptidase, translating into MKTPILFLILSIFTMFSSQGQTNRVYTEGDYQRAVNTLSSNVEKYIDNDIRPRWLADGRVWFETEVSNKESFKLYDPKSKTWLEADSKDDLFSKAGIEQIDGSRPNRNEVTSPDGKKVLFIKNWNLWIRDVATNSESALTTDGVKDFGYATDNAGWKHSDRPIVSWSPDSKKIATYQQDQRHVKDMYLVKTTVGAPELQAWKYPLPGDEDIIRIHRVIIDLENTPKITRLNMSPDARRGTLCDDIACDGSLGDVAWSDDFQSLAFVSTSRDHKEAKVRIANTKTGEVKDIFEEVVETQFESGRGSVNWKYLSKTDEIIWYSQRSDWGHLYLYNAKTGKVKNQITSGEFVVYEVLYLDEANREIYFTAAGKDKSINPYFRYLYKVGLDGKNLKMLSQGLGNHNITFSPDNKYFLDSYSQPNVPPVHEIRNTKGELVTVLAKTDISRLKSTGWKTNIPYSVKSADGKWDLYGLMYTPTDLDPTKKYPVIVYIYPGPQGGSVGSWNFRAARNDNQALAELGFIVVQLEGSCNPGRSKSFHDACYGNMGENTLPDQIAGLKQLKAKNPYMDLDRVGIWGHSGGGFATGAAMFKYPEFFKVGISESGNHDNRNYEDDWGERYNGLETINAEGPTNYELQANQTIAKNLLGKLLVIHGGLDDNVPPYNSYLVLDALIKANKDFDFILLPNARHSYGGDRNYIMRRRWDYFVQHLMKGVPPKEFLIKD; encoded by the coding sequence ATGAAAACCCCAATCTTATTCTTAATTCTTTCAATTTTTACCATGTTTTCTTCTCAAGGACAAACCAATAGAGTTTATACCGAAGGCGATTATCAAAGAGCCGTAAATACACTGAGCTCGAATGTCGAAAAGTACATTGACAACGATATCAGACCTAGGTGGCTAGCCGATGGTCGAGTTTGGTTTGAGACAGAAGTTTCAAACAAAGAGTCATTCAAATTATACGATCCCAAAAGTAAAACTTGGCTCGAAGCTGATTCCAAAGACGATCTATTTTCAAAAGCAGGAATTGAACAAATCGATGGTTCAAGACCAAATAGAAATGAGGTGACTTCACCTGATGGTAAGAAAGTGCTTTTTATAAAAAACTGGAATTTGTGGATTAGAGATGTGGCAACTAATTCGGAATCTGCCCTTACAACCGACGGGGTTAAAGACTTTGGATACGCAACCGATAATGCAGGTTGGAAACATAGTGACAGACCAATTGTAAGCTGGTCTCCAGACTCAAAAAAAATAGCAACTTATCAGCAAGATCAACGTCATGTGAAAGACATGTATTTGGTGAAAACTACTGTAGGTGCTCCAGAATTACAAGCATGGAAATATCCACTTCCTGGTGATGAAGATATTATAAGAATACACAGAGTCATTATCGACCTTGAAAACACTCCTAAAATAACGAGGCTTAATATGAGTCCCGATGCTAGAAGAGGTACACTTTGCGATGATATTGCTTGTGATGGAAGTTTGGGCGATGTTGCTTGGAGCGACGATTTTCAAAGCTTGGCATTTGTTTCTACAAGTAGGGACCATAAAGAGGCCAAGGTTCGTATAGCGAATACCAAAACTGGTGAGGTTAAGGACATTTTTGAAGAAGTAGTTGAAACTCAATTTGAATCGGGTAGAGGTTCTGTCAATTGGAAATATTTATCTAAAACTGATGAAATAATATGGTACTCTCAGAGAAGCGATTGGGGACACCTATACCTCTACAATGCCAAAACTGGAAAAGTTAAGAATCAGATTACAAGTGGCGAATTTGTAGTGTACGAAGTATTGTACCTTGATGAAGCTAATAGAGAAATTTACTTTACAGCTGCTGGAAAGGACAAATCCATAAACCCATATTTTAGGTATCTATATAAAGTGGGTTTAGATGGTAAAAACTTGAAAATGTTGAGCCAAGGTCTTGGGAATCATAACATCACTTTTTCTCCTGATAATAAGTATTTCCTAGACTCTTACTCACAACCCAATGTTCCGCCAGTACATGAAATTAGAAATACCAAAGGGGAACTTGTTACAGTACTTGCCAAAACGGATATCAGTAGATTAAAATCAACTGGATGGAAAACTAACATACCATATAGTGTAAAGTCGGCAGATGGAAAATGGGATTTGTATGGACTCATGTATACTCCTACAGACCTTGATCCCACTAAAAAGTATCCAGTTATCGTATATATTTACCCAGGTCCTCAAGGCGGAAGTGTAGGTTCTTGGAATTTTAGAGCTGCAAGGAATGATAATCAAGCATTGGCAGAATTGGGCTTTATTGTTGTACAGTTAGAAGGTAGTTGCAACCCCGGAAGATCAAAGTCTTTTCACGATGCATGTTATGGCAACATGGGAGAAAACACGCTGCCAGATCAGATTGCTGGCTTGAAACAATTGAAGGCTAAAAACCCATACATGGATTTGGATAGAGTAGGAATATGGGGACATTCAGGTGGTGGTTTTGCTACTGGAGCCGCAATGTTTAAATATCCAGAGTTTTTCAAAGTTGGAATCTCGGAGTCGGGGAATCATGATAATAGAAATTATGAAGATGATTGGGGAGAGCGATATAATGGTTTAGAAACTATCAATGCTGAAGGTCCTACTAATTATGAGCTTCAAGCGAATCAAACAATTGCTAAAAATCTATTAGGTAAGTTATTAGTTATTCACGGCGGATTAGATGATAATGTACCTCCCTATAACTCTTATTTGGTTCTCGATGCTTTAATTAAGGCCAATAAGGATTTCGATTTTATTTTATTGCCAAATGCTCGCCACAGCTATGGTGGTGACAGGAATTACATCATGCGTAGGAGATGGGATTATTTTGTGCAACACTTGATGAAAGGAGTTCCTCCAAAGGAGTTTTTGATAAAAGACTAA
- a CDS encoding single-strand DNA-binding protein has product MNTVKLVGNVGKEVVVKDTVNSKLATFSLATNEKYTDKNNQEVKNTTWHNIVAWGKMAEACEKLLSKGKFVSIEGKIVYRQYENAQNQKVNVTEIQAYKVEEVTAKA; this is encoded by the coding sequence ATGAACACAGTAAAATTAGTAGGTAACGTAGGAAAAGAAGTAGTAGTAAAAGACACCGTGAATAGCAAACTGGCGACTTTCAGTCTTGCTACAAACGAAAAGTACACGGATAAAAACAATCAAGAAGTAAAGAATACTACATGGCACAATATAGTTGCGTGGGGCAAAATGGCCGAAGCATGTGAGAAGCTTTTAAGTAAAGGAAAGTTTGTAAGCATTGAAGGAAAAATCGTTTACCGTCAATATGAAAATGCCCAAAACCAAAAAGTGAATGTGACAGAAATCCAAGCCTACAAAGTAGAAGAAGTTACGGCTAAAGCGTAA
- a CDS encoding Starch-binding associating with outer membrane codes for MKNMSNIKRMAFTALAVISVSFSCKDSFLDIPATSSLDELQLLSKQGVEGTLIGAYSVLNARGYSRLAAPNNWVYGSIMGGEANKGTDPGDFTTINPIQRYEIDPTNGEVNSTWNAKYEGISRCNATIRLAAASEKISEADRLRITGEARMLRGHYYFELKKLFNSVPYIDENMDYGKGIEEVQNSPAFWDKIEADFKFAMDNLPETQSQTGRVNKWAAASYLGKAYLYQKKYAEAKAIFTDVINNGQTSNGKKYALVPEFAQIFNAENDNHEESIFALQSAMNTQNVNNANWFDDLNYPYNTGPDGPGNCCGFFQPSFNLANSYRTKDGLPLLDGSWNTPANRLKDDYNVEANTPFTEDEGPVDPRLDHTVGRRGIPYLDWIEHPGKAWIRSQVYAGPYSPKKFVYYKRQENVLTDGSSWTRGYATMNFNIIRFADVLLMAAEAEIATGGLEKAREYTNMVRARAANKAGWVMEYDGTKPAANYSISLYSTPWTDAAVALRAVQTERMLELAQEGHRFFDLVRWGIASEEITKYLAHDGSILVAKLGGAKYTSGKNEYLPIPQGAIDVQGTEILKQNPGY; via the coding sequence ATGAAAAATATGTCAAATATCAAAAGAATGGCCTTTACTGCACTTGCAGTGATTTCGGTATCATTCTCATGTAAGGATTCCTTCTTGGATATACCTGCGACATCATCTTTGGATGAGTTGCAGTTATTGAGCAAGCAAGGTGTGGAAGGCACCCTGATTGGGGCCTATTCTGTGTTGAACGCAAGAGGTTACTCTCGTCTTGCGGCACCAAACAACTGGGTGTATGGAAGTATCATGGGTGGCGAAGCAAACAAAGGAACCGACCCTGGAGACTTTACTACAATCAATCCAATTCAGCGTTATGAAATTGACCCTACAAATGGTGAAGTGAATTCTACTTGGAATGCCAAGTATGAAGGTATTTCACGTTGTAATGCAACAATTCGTTTAGCGGCAGCTTCTGAAAAAATATCGGAAGCGGATAGGTTAAGAATTACTGGAGAAGCAAGAATGCTTCGTGGTCACTACTATTTCGAGTTGAAAAAACTCTTTAACAGTGTTCCATATATCGATGAGAATATGGATTATGGCAAGGGTATTGAAGAAGTTCAAAATTCTCCAGCGTTTTGGGATAAAATTGAGGCCGATTTCAAATTTGCGATGGATAACCTTCCTGAGACTCAATCACAAACTGGTAGAGTAAACAAGTGGGCTGCGGCTTCATATCTAGGAAAGGCATACTTATATCAAAAGAAGTATGCTGAGGCAAAAGCTATTTTTACTGATGTGATTAATAATGGTCAAACTTCAAATGGTAAGAAATACGCTCTAGTACCTGAGTTTGCTCAGATATTTAATGCAGAAAATGACAACCACGAAGAGTCTATTTTTGCATTACAATCTGCAATGAATACACAAAACGTGAACAACGCGAACTGGTTTGATGATTTGAACTATCCATATAACACTGGCCCTGATGGTCCAGGAAACTGTTGTGGATTCTTCCAACCATCTTTCAACTTAGCAAATTCTTACCGTACAAAAGATGGTCTTCCATTGCTTGATGGTTCTTGGAATACACCTGCCAATAGATTAAAAGATGATTACAATGTTGAGGCAAATACTCCATTTACTGAAGATGAAGGTCCTGTAGATCCAAGATTGGATCACACTGTAGGTCGTCGTGGTATTCCTTACTTAGACTGGATAGAGCATCCAGGTAAAGCTTGGATTCGTTCTCAAGTATATGCGGGACCATACTCTCCAAAGAAGTTTGTATACTACAAGCGTCAGGAGAATGTATTGACTGACGGTTCTTCTTGGACTCGTGGTTATGCAACTATGAACTTCAACATCATCCGTTTTGCAGATGTACTTTTGATGGCTGCTGAAGCTGAAATTGCTACAGGTGGTCTTGAAAAAGCAAGAGAATATACTAACATGGTACGTGCTCGTGCAGCTAACAAAGCTGGATGGGTTATGGAGTATGACGGTACTAAACCTGCTGCCAACTACTCGATAAGTCTTTATTCAACACCATGGACAGATGCTGCAGTTGCCTTAAGAGCAGTACAAACTGAACGTATGCTTGAACTTGCACAAGAAGGACATAGATTCTTCGACCTAGTACGTTGGGGAATCGCTTCTGAAGAGATTACCAAGTATTTAGCTCATGATGGATCTATTCTAGTAGCAAAACTTGGTGGTGCCAAATATACATCAGGTAAAAATGAATATCTGCCAATCCCACAAGGAGCGATTGATGTTCAAGGAACAGAAATATTGAAGCAAAATCCTGGATATTAA
- a CDS encoding Repeat domain-containing protein, which translates to MKKCLYLLPIFLVILSCSNKEQVFELISSSESGVSFQNTVIENDSINILTFDYTYNGGGVALADFNNDGLNDIFFSANMSGNKLYINNGNFKFTDVSKKIGLEGFKQWCTAAIAVDINQDNLMDIYVPVSSTRNTIPEKRQNLLFVNKGLNQEGLPIFNEESKLYGVNDDGFSEGAAFFDFDNDGDLDLYVLTNVIDQNPNLIRPKLLDGSHPNTDRLYENMGKDATGIPQFKNISNQAGITIEGFGLGINIVDIDRDGWKDIYITNDYAADDLLYHNNGDGTFSDIAKKYFKHTSNSAMGNDIADINNDGLMDILSLDMMPAVNIRKKMFAPDNSTELYRRSDQYGYTYQHMRNTLQLNSGLGESFQEIGLLAGISETDWSWTPSLADFNIDGFRDLLVTNGFPKDVTDKDFMTYRANSEQVAGKEYLLTQIPQVKISNYAFKNTNGLQFEDVTDKWGLNIPSFSSGAAYADLDNDGDLDYVVNNTNQECFLYKNTTIEKAKENEKQFVRLQFDGNNQGIGVIVEADISDHNDFIWENNPYRGYKSTVEKVCQIGLGDKTLIPEVRVIWPNGKVNIFKNLTASRETIVVKQNDATDYNKDLVRSEKPLFTNDENFNWVHNERPFLDYNIQNLIPFKLSQQGPAMAVGDVNGDGIDDVFVGGAKYKKGIFLIQNKNGSFSKQDLLPAIDTTTKKSEDTGVLLFDADSDGDLDLYIVSGGNEDYPDSESFNDRLYQNEGGKFIDVSYELPKNVISGSCVRAGDIDNDGDLDLFVAGRLAPTAYPKATSSVILMNLSKGNKIHFSDVTRSICPELQNFGLISDAIWTDFNNDKKLDLISLGDFDSIHFFENNGKKLVKKEITGLEEYKGVWTSINGGDFDGDGDIDYIAGNLGENIRFKGTPKEPAILLSGDFDNNGIYDVIPFHYVLSGDGSPKKVMVPYNGKGDISKQLNVLRTRFVDFKSYATATINNVLTQEELAKATRHDFNYSSTSYIENLGNGQFKLRALPIEAQYAPINGIVVDDFNSDGSLDLLLTGNNFGNELVVGQYDAFNGLYLMGNGKGDFVVKKHSGFMVTGDAKSLVEIMGANNELKLISAQNNSAAKLFTSSIFGKVIIPKTNDRLLSYKLNGKVIRKELYWGSSYLSQSTRKQLIPEGASEVRLE; encoded by the coding sequence ATGAAAAAGTGCCTTTACCTTCTCCCTATATTTTTAGTCATTTTATCTTGTTCTAATAAAGAGCAAGTTTTCGAATTAATCAGTTCATCTGAAAGCGGAGTAAGTTTTCAGAATACTGTAATCGAAAATGACTCAATCAATATACTAACATTTGATTACACCTATAATGGTGGAGGCGTTGCCCTTGCAGACTTTAATAATGATGGTTTAAATGACATTTTCTTTTCCGCAAATATGTCAGGAAACAAGCTTTATATTAATAATGGTAACTTTAAATTTACTGATGTCAGTAAGAAAATAGGGCTCGAAGGTTTTAAGCAATGGTGTACAGCAGCAATAGCCGTTGATATTAACCAAGATAACTTAATGGATATCTATGTACCTGTTAGCTCCACCCGAAATACAATTCCTGAAAAAAGGCAAAACTTACTTTTTGTAAACAAGGGGTTAAATCAAGAAGGCCTTCCTATTTTCAATGAAGAGTCCAAACTATATGGCGTAAATGACGACGGATTTTCGGAGGGAGCAGCATTCTTCGATTTTGACAACGATGGAGATTTAGATTTATATGTTCTTACGAATGTAATTGACCAAAACCCAAACCTAATTCGACCTAAGCTGCTTGATGGTAGCCATCCTAATACTGATAGGCTATATGAAAATATGGGAAAAGACGCTACAGGAATTCCACAATTTAAAAACATTTCAAATCAAGCTGGTATAACAATAGAAGGTTTTGGCCTTGGAATTAACATTGTGGACATCGACCGTGATGGTTGGAAAGACATATATATCACTAACGATTACGCTGCAGATGACCTTCTTTACCATAACAACGGTGACGGTACTTTCTCTGATATTGCTAAAAAGTATTTCAAACATACTAGCAACTCTGCAATGGGTAATGACATAGCAGATATTAATAATGACGGACTCATGGATATCCTTTCTTTGGATATGATGCCAGCAGTAAATATCCGTAAAAAAATGTTCGCTCCTGATAATAGTACCGAACTGTATAGGAGGTCCGATCAATATGGCTACACTTATCAGCACATGAGAAATACCCTTCAGCTTAATTCTGGCTTGGGTGAAAGTTTTCAAGAAATTGGCCTATTAGCTGGTATTTCAGAGACCGATTGGAGTTGGACTCCTTCATTGGCCGATTTTAACATTGATGGCTTTCGAGATTTATTAGTTACTAATGGATTTCCTAAAGATGTTACTGACAAAGACTTCATGACATACAGAGCCAACTCAGAACAAGTAGCAGGGAAAGAATACCTTCTTACCCAAATACCTCAGGTGAAAATAAGTAATTATGCCTTTAAGAATACTAACGGACTACAGTTTGAAGATGTAACAGATAAATGGGGATTAAACATACCATCTTTTTCAAGTGGTGCAGCTTATGCAGATTTGGACAATGATGGCGACTTGGATTATGTGGTAAATAATACAAATCAAGAATGTTTTTTGTATAAAAATACAACAATAGAAAAAGCCAAAGAAAATGAAAAGCAATTTGTTCGATTACAATTCGACGGAAATAATCAAGGTATTGGAGTTATTGTTGAGGCTGACATAAGCGATCATAATGACTTTATATGGGAAAATAATCCATATCGTGGGTACAAAAGTACTGTAGAGAAAGTTTGTCAAATAGGACTAGGCGATAAAACCTTGATTCCTGAAGTAAGGGTTATATGGCCCAATGGAAAAGTAAACATTTTTAAAAATCTGACTGCTTCCCGCGAAACTATTGTTGTAAAGCAAAATGATGCTACAGATTACAATAAAGACTTAGTTCGGTCCGAAAAGCCTCTTTTTACAAATGATGAAAATTTCAATTGGGTTCACAACGAACGACCTTTCCTTGATTACAATATACAAAACTTAATTCCATTTAAATTGTCCCAACAAGGGCCAGCGATGGCTGTTGGAGATGTCAATGGCGATGGTATCGACGACGTTTTTGTGGGTGGAGCAAAGTATAAAAAAGGAATATTTTTAATTCAAAATAAAAATGGTTCTTTTAGTAAACAAGACCTCTTGCCTGCCATAGATACAACTACAAAAAAGTCCGAAGACACTGGTGTGCTACTTTTTGATGCAGACTCAGATGGAGATTTAGACCTTTATATTGTGAGTGGCGGAAATGAAGATTACCCAGACAGCGAATCATTTAATGATCGCTTGTATCAAAATGAAGGAGGCAAGTTTATAGATGTTTCTTACGAACTACCAAAAAATGTAATTAGTGGATCTTGCGTGCGAGCTGGAGATATTGACAACGATGGAGATCTCGACCTTTTTGTTGCAGGAAGATTGGCCCCTACAGCTTATCCTAAGGCCACTAGTAGTGTCATTCTAATGAACCTATCAAAAGGTAATAAAATTCACTTTTCTGATGTAACAAGAAGTATCTGCCCTGAACTCCAAAACTTTGGACTTATATCCGACGCAATATGGACGGATTTCAACAATGATAAAAAACTCGATTTGATTAGTCTTGGAGATTTTGATTCAATCCATTTTTTCGAAAACAACGGAAAAAAACTGGTCAAAAAAGAAATAACTGGACTTGAAGAATACAAGGGAGTATGGACTAGTATCAATGGAGGTGATTTTGATGGCGATGGAGATATCGACTACATCGCAGGAAACTTGGGCGAGAATATTAGATTCAAAGGGACACCAAAGGAACCTGCCATCCTACTTTCGGGAGATTTTGATAATAATGGAATATATGATGTGATACCATTTCATTATGTCTTATCTGGAGACGGCTCTCCCAAAAAAGTAATGGTTCCCTACAATGGGAAAGGAGATATAAGCAAACAACTCAATGTTCTACGAACTCGTTTTGTTGACTTTAAATCCTATGCCACCGCAACAATCAACAATGTTTTAACACAAGAAGAACTTGCTAAAGCCACCCGACATGATTTTAATTATTCAAGTACCAGCTATATAGAAAACTTAGGGAATGGACAATTTAAGCTTAGAGCCCTACCCATTGAAGCTCAATATGCTCCTATAAATGGAATAGTCGTCGACGATTTCAATTCGGATGGCTCCCTTGACCTATTGCTCACTGGAAACAACTTTGGAAATGAATTAGTCGTAGGTCAATATGATGCGTTCAATGGCTTATATTTAATGGGGAATGGCAAAGGAGACTTTGTGGTAAAAAAGCATTCAGGCTTTATGGTTACTGGGGATGCAAAATCACTTGTCGAAATTATGGGTGCAAACAATGAATTGAAACTTATCTCAGCACAGAACAATAGTGCAGCTAAGCTATTCACAAGCAGTATCTTTGGAAAAGTGATAATACCTAAAACAAATGATAGGCTTCTAAGCTATAAATTGAACGGGAAAGTAATAAGGAAAGAATTATACTGGGGATCATCGTACCTTTCACAGTCTACACGAAAGCAGCTTATCCCAGAAGGAGCAAGTGAAGTCAGATTGGAGTAA
- a CDS encoding TonB-linked outer membrane protein, SusC/RagA family, whose protein sequence is MKVKLYLKSLLFLLCGVAITANTFGQSRKVNGTVTGADDNLSLPGVSVVIKGTTRGVTTDVDGNYTIDIRGNNDVLVYSFVGYTPQEVAVGNQSAINVSLSSDIANLEEVIVTGYSTINKKESTAAASIVKAKDLVQIPSGNVEQQLQGRVAGLTVITNGQPGTSSIIRVRGFGAFGGNEPLYVVDGVPVQNIDFVAPDDIETTTVLKDAAAASIYGARAANGVIVITTKKGTKSKRPLTVTYNGLLGFTDPNINGVPKMLTPQEQADWTHVAYRNNAAANGTDVAYTHPQYGTSAQATLPDWLHANGQNGVRGSIDRAAIDAAYAADPGNVFLFAPNTEGTNWYDAITRTGVLARNSLGFSGGSETGRYYIGLSAQNQAGILLNNDFARYTARINSEFDLGKRLRIGENLQMTYRSVLGQIGGEGGRGSSDDENAILQAYRMPTVIPVLDEYGNYASTRAAGFNNPRNPVRDRVLNQKDNTGFNLGALGNIYAELDVIKNLTLRSSLGINIGNNYYSFYSNKYLGDSEPQASDSFGEGAGYYSAWTITNTATYSFNVGRMNNFKVLVGQEALNTGSGRNINGSGINPFSMDPNFVTLNAVQSPSVNSGLYKGVNFSSLFGKLDYNFNEKYYFTGVLRRDGSSQFGPESRYGIFPAFSGAWRISSEEFMKELPFFTDLKLRAGWGQMGNSNNVNPANQFSLFGSSRGASFYPIGGQSSGADEGYYRTRIGNPAAKWETSETSNIGLDATFANGKWEVAVDFWRKDTRDLLFTAPIPAVVGTGAAAPLINIGSMRNQGIDIQLINRGNITEDLKYDVTLNNTFLSNEITSLNPGVDFVGGSAYRGISPIRNAVGQSLSSFFGYKVLGYFNSTEEVNNSPEQSGAGLGRFKYEDVNGDGVITPDDRTFLGSPVAPYQGGLNLGLTYKNFDFGIYTAFVVGNEIFNQSKWFTDFFGTFEGAGKGERAKQSWTPELGNNALAPIWESASNISTSGAENSWYVEDGSYFRLQNISAGYSLPTNIVSKLGMNNARFSVSANNLLTITGYSGLDPSVGGGADSNFGIDVGNYPITPSYNLQLNLQF, encoded by the coding sequence ATGAAAGTAAAACTTTATTTAAAGAGTTTACTATTCTTGTTGTGCGGTGTGGCCATTACAGCCAATACATTCGGACAATCGAGAAAAGTAAACGGAACAGTAACAGGAGCCGATGACAACCTTAGTTTGCCGGGCGTTTCTGTAGTAATCAAAGGAACCACACGTGGGGTAACTACTGATGTTGATGGAAATTACACCATCGATATTCGTGGTAACAACGACGTTTTGGTTTACAGTTTTGTGGGATACACTCCACAAGAAGTGGCAGTGGGGAACCAATCAGCCATCAATGTTTCTCTTTCGAGTGATATTGCAAATTTGGAGGAAGTAATTGTAACAGGTTACTCTACCATTAATAAAAAAGAGTCTACAGCTGCTGCATCTATTGTAAAAGCTAAAGACTTGGTTCAAATTCCATCAGGTAACGTTGAGCAGCAATTACAAGGACGTGTTGCTGGTCTTACGGTAATTACCAATGGTCAACCAGGAACCTCTTCTATCATTCGTGTACGTGGATTCGGAGCCTTTGGTGGTAATGAGCCGCTTTATGTTGTTGACGGAGTACCTGTACAGAACATAGATTTCGTCGCTCCAGATGATATCGAGACAACTACTGTATTGAAAGATGCCGCTGCGGCTTCTATCTATGGTGCTCGTGCTGCAAACGGTGTAATTGTAATAACTACTAAGAAAGGTACTAAAAGCAAGAGACCTCTTACTGTAACTTACAATGGACTTTTAGGATTTACAGACCCTAATATCAATGGAGTACCAAAAATGTTAACTCCACAGGAGCAAGCTGATTGGACTCACGTTGCATACAGAAATAATGCTGCTGCTAACGGAACTGATGTTGCTTACACTCACCCACAATATGGAACTTCAGCTCAAGCAACTTTACCAGATTGGTTACATGCAAATGGACAAAATGGAGTGAGAGGATCTATCGATAGAGCAGCTATTGACGCTGCTTATGCCGCCGATCCAGGTAATGTATTCCTTTTTGCACCAAATACTGAAGGTACGAACTGGTACGATGCAATCACCCGCACTGGTGTTTTAGCTAGGAATAGCTTAGGTTTCTCTGGCGGATCGGAGACTGGTAGGTATTACATCGGTCTTTCTGCTCAAAACCAAGCGGGTATTCTTTTAAACAATGATTTCGCAAGATACACAGCTCGTATCAACTCTGAGTTTGATCTTGGAAAGAGGTTGAGAATAGGAGAAAACCTTCAAATGACTTATCGCTCTGTTTTAGGACAAATCGGTGGTGAAGGTGGAAGAGGATCATCTGATGATGAAAATGCGATTCTTCAAGCCTATAGAATGCCAACTGTTATTCCTGTACTTGATGAATATGGTAATTATGCTAGTACAAGAGCTGCTGGATTCAATAATCCACGTAACCCTGTAAGAGATAGAGTTTTGAACCAAAAAGATAATACAGGTTTCAACTTAGGTGCATTAGGAAATATTTATGCTGAGTTGGATGTAATTAAAAACTTAACATTGAGAAGTTCTTTAGGTATTAACATAGGTAATAACTATTACTCTTTCTACAGCAATAAATACCTTGGAGATTCTGAGCCACAAGCATCTGACTCGTTCGGTGAAGGAGCTGGTTACTATAGTGCATGGACAATCACTAACACTGCAACCTATAGTTTCAATGTTGGTAGAATGAACAACTTTAAAGTATTAGTTGGACAAGAGGCATTGAACACTGGATCTGGTAGAAATATCAATGGTTCTGGTATCAACCCATTCTCTATGGATCCTAACTTTGTAACTCTTAATGCAGTACAAAGCCCAAGTGTAAACTCTGGACTATATAAAGGTGTTAATTTCTCATCATTGTTTGGTAAATTAGATTACAACTTCAATGAGAAATACTACTTCACCGGAGTATTAAGAAGAGACGGTTCTTCACAATTTGGACCAGAATCTCGTTATGGTATCTTCCCTGCATTCTCTGGAGCTTGGAGAATTTCTAGCGAAGAGTTCATGAAAGAGCTACCATTCTTCACTGATTTGAAGTTGAGAGCTGGATGGGGTCAAATGGGTAACTCAAATAACGTAAACCCAGCCAACCAATTCTCTTTATTTGGTAGTAGCAGAGGAGCTTCTTTCTACCCTATTGGTGGACAAAGCAGTGGTGCTGACGAAGGATATTACAGAACTCGTATTGGTAACCCAGCTGCAAAGTGGGAGACTTCAGAAACTTCAAACATTGGACTTGATGCAACATTTGCTAATGGTAAGTGGGAAGTTGCAGTGGATTTTTGGAGAAAAGACACTCGTGACCTGTTATTCACTGCTCCTATACCTGCAGTAGTAGGAACTGGTGCTGCTGCTCCTTTGATCAATATTGGTTCTATGAGAAATCAAGGAATTGATATTCAATTGATCAACAGAGGAAACATCACTGAGGACTTGAAATATGATGTAACATTGAACAATACTTTCTTAAGTAATGAAATTACTTCATTGAATCCAGGTGTGGATTTCGTAGGAGGTTCAGCTTATAGAGGAATTAGCCCTATCCGTAATGCAGTTGGTCAATCATTATCTTCTTTCTTTGGATATAAAGTTCTTGGATATTTCAACTCAACTGAGGAAGTAAACAATAGCCCTGAGCAATCTGGTGCTGGACTAGGTAGATTTAAGTATGAGGATGTTAATGGTGATGGTGTAATTACTCCTGACGATAGAACATTCTTAGGATCTCCAGTGGCTCCATATCAAGGTGGATTGAACTTAGGACTGACTTATAAAAACTTCGACTTCGGTATCTATACTGCTTTCGTAGTTGGAAATGAGATTTTCAATCAATCTAAGTGGTTTACAGATTTCTTTGGAACATTTGAAGGTGCTGGTAAAGGTGAAAGAGCTAAGCAATCTTGGACTCCTGAACTTGGAAACAATGCACTTGCTCCTATTTGGGAATCTGCTTCAAACATTTCTACATCGGGTGCTGAGAACTCTTGGTACGTAGAAGACGGGTCTTACTTTAGACTTCAAAACATTTCTGCTGGTTACTCGTTACCAACTAATATAGTTTCTAAGTTAGGAATGAACAATGCACGTTTCTCTGTTTCTGCAAACAACTTGCTAACGATCACAGGATACTCTGGACTTGATCCTTCAGTAGGTGGTGGAGCAGATAGTAACTTTGGTATTGATGTAGGAAACTACCCAATCACTCCTAGCTACAACTTGCAACTAAATCTTCAATTTTAA